The following nucleotide sequence is from Aquarana catesbeiana isolate 2022-GZ linkage group LG08, ASM4218655v1, whole genome shotgun sequence.
TGATAATTTGGACTACAATTCAAGAGGTCCTTCTACAATTTTATAATAATATTGCCCATCCCACAATAAAACTGAAATGTAATAATTCACAAACAAAAATCAGCTTCTCAGACACTATGCATTATCAAAAAGAATTCTCTACAAGTAGTGTTTTCTAAGTAGTGTCCACTGCACTCCTGTGTTGTActcccaatgtaaggggacattcttttcATTTACCACCAATATGAAGGACATTtgtaccactgaccaccaatgtaagggagttcTTTCCACTGAATACCAATCAAGGGGACATTTTTCCTATGTACCATCAATGTAAAGGAATGTATTCCCACATATCACCAATGTCAGGGGACATTCTTCTCTTTTACCACCTATATGAATGTCATTTTTCCACTGAACACCAGTGTAAGGGAtttatttacactgaccatcaatcaaatggacattttttccccatgtaccatcaatgtaagggaactTATTCCCAcatatcaccaatgtaaggggacttcCCTCTCATTCCTGACCAGCAATATGAAGGactttcttcccaatgaccaccaatgtaagggacttctttccactgactaccagtcaaagggacattcttcccatttgCCACCATTGTAAGGGAATTATTCTTAtgtaccaccagtgtaaggggacattcttctcatTTATCATCACCAATATGAAGGTCTTTCTTCCTGCTGACAGCCAACGTAAGGGACTTCTTTCCACTGACTACCATACCACCATTGTAAGGGAAATTATTCCTACATGCCACTAATGTAAGGAATCATTCTTCCCATTTACCACCATTGTAAGGGAACATTATTTTCATGTACCACCATTGTAAGGGAACAttattccactgaccaccaatgtaagggacttctttatactgaccaccaatcaAAGGGGCGTTCTTCCCATTTATCGCCATTGTAAGGGAAATTGCCCCCacataccaccaatgtaagggacattcttttcaTTTATCACCATGGTTCAAAAGAGGTTCTTCTCATTGGcaaccaatataagggacattctccttactgacctccaatgtaatggGTTTCACTTTTAATGCAAAGGGGCACTTCAATTACCAACAATGTAGAGAAGGGATTTCTCTCTACTGACAGCCAACGACATGACATAGATATTCTCTGTAAGACACTGACGGAGATGACCTCTGAATCACcgattgtagaataattatattaatttggctttataatcaagatctgtatttatgcagtctgagttcccttttatgctttgactttgaaaaagctcactcagctcagcataagacgaatcttgaaatagctaggttgcgtgcatgtcatttttgtaccagttgttctccatgtacagagttaatgactaaaggtcagtaggtcagtggtttcacagataagaatatactcagagtatctgtcatagactttattgtaaagatctttttaaaagtaaaaacatatattatctataatatagttagttatttgatatagttatttaattagatagctagattgagtttgtgtgaagtaatataaatatttatagatatccaattatagtttaatatgcatttgtaaggtttggtacagaattgcatttctgtaacttaaagtatatccattacaagaattcggccatttggaaaggtcattcaccttgagtttttttataagaatctgttgtgtgttcctgacaatcaaagaagtttaagagacgtgtcagctgttggcaaagagaatatttagaataatcacgaatatgatcatttcatatttagttctagctATATATGGTTATGGCTATAgcttgctgactagtagatttggaATTGTATAAAAACCAGTGTGACACTAGGCTAGTGGCACGACACGCACTTCACTACACGacaaacacaacacaacacatgtccttaactcacacacagaaggacttcactactttttcacacacacaagGAAGAACACAAGCATCCTTACActacagaagacattttgtttacattaggcctatatACAGCcaacctcacaaacagctgctagagcggacatctctctgacatagagaagcacagacggAGCTGAAATATCTCTTGAactttcttgatacaagtttttgttcctattatcttttgttttactacatcaagctgtaagaagaatttaactttgtatatattttcaagttgttgccaagtgtgaccaaataaactcacactttgtttaaagacagcctggctactgacgttttgaacaaaacgcctaagacactgttgacataacacgtgtctgagaagagaaggttttttttacattttctacatttttacACCGATGAATATAATAACTGGGAATTTTTGAAGCTTATCGTGCTGGCCATGAGGACAATAACCAAGATGGCAGTGTCAGGAAGATTATATGTACTGTAGCATCTGTAGTGGCTCCATCCTTAGTATTTCAGCTGGGAAATGTCCATCTGGACTCTCTGTCTAACTATTAGAACATCAATGGACGATTCTCTACGAATTGAGCACATTCCAGTCACCAATCATTTTAGAATtatagtcattgaaaaaaaaaagactcagaaCAGAATATTGTAAAGTGTAGAGCTTTCTTGTTTATTTCAGAAAATCTAAAATTATGAACACACagagaatctaaaaaaaaatttcctgacagactccatggcagcctacgtatgggttaagcccgcctctcatacctcataggaccccactcccataaatctttgcttctagtcagagactgtgttccttttttgtcctcctcctgcgggtccaggtttctgcaatctcagccttcacaggcgtatcatgggccagacacccccttacTAGGCAGTTTTTCAAGGGAGCAATAAGGCTTAGGCCTCAGAAAAGACCAAGATTCTCTAAATCGGATCTTCCTCTcgtcttggatttcttctcagaAAAGGAGATACGGCATATGGATCAATCATCGATTAGagagctttctctcaaagtggtctttttagtggccataacatcggccaagagggttTCCGAAATTGGTTCCCTAGGATGCAAAGAACCTTTCCTTACCTTCTTCCCAGATCGAGTAGTCTTGATCCCCATGTTAGGATCGAATCCAAAAGTAACAAccatcttccatgaaaatcaggagattgtcctccctactttcagatctactgaggactctaatgttcaccctctagatgttgggGAGATTCTAAAGCAATACCTAGAAGCCACAGCTTCCTTTCACCAGTCTGATCATCTGTTTGTTCTCTTTCATGGCAAGAACAAGGGATCACgggcttcctctagaaccatcgcagcatggatcgttcaggctattcaatgggcttacaggtctaagggtttggctcctccggaggcggtaaccgctcattctaccaggagcgtctcTACATCGTGGGCAGCATCCCGGCATGTGTCTCCGGAagtaatctgtaaagcggcctcatggtcatcaattaacacttttatgacacactattgtggAGAACCGGCCTATTTTTATTTAAGTTTAtggttttcattgccttaaaaatcccaaatagaGGTTTACGCAGTTCTCTTTAAGCAGGTGTAACATGTCTGATCTCACTGCTGTGATTTCCTTTTTcatggatttctccaaactatgGAACATACCTGCCAGTTCTTTTTTGAGCCACTCATCAGAGATGACACTTCCGAGCCAGCAGGGGATCCAGGGTCCTCCATGAGCTCCGAACagcaggaggaggcaggagagctcTCCCGGACGGAAGCCGCGTgtgagtgtgtaatgcacagaatgcagaggacaggagtgtaattctcagaatgcaggggtcaggagtgtgtaattcacagaatgcaggggtcaggagtgtgtaatgcacagaatgcaggggtcaggagtgtgtaatgcacagaatgcaggggtcaggagtgtgtaatgcacagaatgcaggggtcaggagtgtgtaatgcacagaatgcaggggtcaggagtgtgtaatgcacagaatgcaggggtcaggagtgtgtaatgcacagaatgcaggggtcaggagtgtgtaatgcacagaatgcaggggtcaggagtgtgtaatgcacagaatgcaggggtcaggagtgtgtaatgcacagaatgcaggggtcaggagtgtgtaattcacagaatgcaggggtcaggagtgtgtaatgcacagaatgcaggggtcaggagtatgtaatgcacagaatgcaggggtcaggagtgtgtaattcacagaatgcaggagacaggagtgtgtaattcacagaatgcaggggtcaggagtgtgtaatgtacagaatgcagggaacaggagtgtgtaattcACAGAATGAAGGGAAGtaggggtatgtaatgtacagaatgcaggggtcaggagtgtgtaatgcacagaatgcaggggtcaggagtgtgtaatgcacagaatgcaggggtcaggagtgtgaatgcacagaatgcaggggtcaggagtgtgtaagcacagaatgcagggtacaggagtgtgtaatgcacagaatgcagggtacaggagtgtgtaatgcacagggtcaggagtgtgtaatgcacagaatgcagggtacaggagtgtgtaatgcacagggtcaggagtgtgtaattcaCAGAATGCAGGGGGTCTGCATTTTTttactacataaagagtgcagggttgctgggtgcattatgtacagagtgcagggttgcggggtgtgctacatactgagatgggggggggggagggggaaagaaaagtagagggagaggaggaggagggaggggggagaggagaagggggagaggagaggaggagaagaggggggagaggaagaggagagggggggggagccgGCGCCCATCTTGCCTATAGGTAGCGACAGTATTCaagccttccctcctgtcagaatggcgatttGCCTTCTTTACATAGACAAACCACCATTCTGCTTCTGTGCTGGATGAACGGTTggtgctggcggacattgagtATTGTGTATAACCCAGAAGTGtgggatcacatactaggtacctGATCCGGTGCAGCAGTGACACTTTGCTGCCGTGTAGGTAAGttatacagtcggcaagtggttaacaaatggtTTTAGCGATAATGCGCTAGGCCGTTGCGCCCTCTCTTCTCTTGTGTCTTTGGGACATCCCCAGTCCGGAGAGGGCAGCAGGCACCAGTTGTGAAGCGGATGTGCAGCAGGTACTGGCATTAGATGACCACACGCATGCGCAGGAAGTGTTGTGGCTTTTTGTGTAAGGGAAGCCCTCTCCTCACTTTGGCCTCTGACCAGCTACTGGATACCTATTatacatcacccaaaaaacaccaaaCTGAACACTGAAAAGACTCTTTTTCTCTGTGAATCTTCTGGCGTGCAAAAATGGATTTTCCGTCGCCAAAATATTTTAAACACTTTGAAGCTAAGAAAGAACGCTCTTGTATTTCTCCCACACTTCCCATATATCAGTCTCAACTTATTAAAGGTTGTTGGTCCATGTGAAGTCTCTGGTGTGGAACAAGTGCGCTTTTAcgactgaaacatttcccgcacactgAGCATGAAaaaggacgttcacctgtgtgacttctctggtgtcggACAAGTTTGTCTTTCTGAAtgaaacctttcccacactctgaacacgaataagggcgctcacctgtgtgaatcctGTGGTGTATAAGAAGGCGTTCCTTCTGCGtgaaacctttcccacactctgaacataaataaggtcgctcacccgtgtgaatcatCTGGTGTTTGAGAAGGTTTCCTTTTtgattgaaagatttcccgcactccgaacatgaataAAGACGCTCGCCGGTGTGATTTCTTTGGTGCTCCAGAAGGTTTCTTTTGTGAacgaaacacttcccgcactctgaacacgaataaggatgCTCACCTGTGTGTATCATTTGGTGTTTAAGAAGGTCTCCtttctgaatgaaacatttcccacacaccAAGCATGAATGGAGACGCTCGCCTGTATGACATCTCTGATGGATAAGAAAATTTCCTTTCtcggtgaaacatttcccgcactctaaacaagaATAAGGGCGCACACCTGTGTGGCATCTTTGGTGTTTAAGAAGGTCTCCCTTCTGAATGAATCCCttaccgcactctgaacatgaataaggacgctccccTGTGTGGATTCTCTGGTGCCTAACAAGACTTGCTttctcagtgaaacatttcccgcactctgaacatgagaaaggaCGCTCATCtttgtgacttctctggtgtctaagaaACGATCTGTTGTTTGTGAAAGATTTCCCGCAAACTGTACATGAGAAGGAACGCTCTCCTGTGTGAACTTCTTCATGGCTTAAAGAAGGTCCATTGAGATTTGATTGATATGTTGATGTATCTGTACTGTGAGATCCCCGATGTATATCCAGAGTGACAGTatgtgatttatcagaagattccccTGGATGAGACATATCCATTGATCTCTCTA
It contains:
- the LOC141105119 gene encoding uncharacterized protein, giving the protein MMENQPPLTSPDGSSNGNPPERCPRPLYSWDSTQEDHTIPHHHQDEEMKDTDVKIKEEKEETLVGGAQLFIEKDHTIPHHDQVEELKELKVEMKEEEQMFIRSSNINPPEKCPHHLYTPDSTQEDHTIPHHHQDEEPKDIKVEVKEEAVERLVSGDQQSMEEGKIIMKSKEEGSSLYIDTSGHYVLNNVSSEYKEEENPTTQRSPGVNPNKQIIHQRPCLERSMDMSHPGESSDKSHTVTLDIHRGSHSTDTSTYQSNLNGPSLSHEEVHTGERSFSCTVCGKSFTNNRSFLRHQRSHKDERPFSCSECGKCFTEKASLVRHQRIHTGERPYSCSECGKGFIQKGDLLKHQRCHTGVRPYSCLECGKCFTEKGNFLIHQRCHTGERLHSCLVCGKCFIQKGDLLKHQMIHTGEHPYSCSECGKCFVHKRNLLEHQRNHTGERLYSCSECGKSFNQKGNLLKHQMIHTGERPYLCSECGKGFTQKERLLIHHRIHTGERPYSCSECGKGFIQKDKLVRHQRSHTGERPFSCSVCGKCFSRKSALVPHQRLHMDQQPLIS